The genome window aacaatttgccgtttttttttcaatttgtttttttttaaattgaaattaaaaaccacaggttttcgcaaaaaaaatcataaaataaaataaagattcgagacaattttcaaaaattcgcttCTATTTTTGTCGAGTGAACTCAAAGATCTGTTTGGCAACAGATTTATATGAattctatgattttttgagtagGCGAATGACTCTTGCCCTGCTTGAAAATGACACGATGACGGGAATCAGAACTTTCATTCAACTTGTGTGAATAATTGATGGAAAAAATGGTGAGCTCAGTAATttcttatatattttttttagggaATAAGAATCAAACTGaatacggaaaaaaaaacctcaaatttccaattctcaTTAGTAGGTTTGAGGTCGGATttcagaaggaaaaaaaaggtatacaaaaaatcatgcaataaaatataaaaatatttatatgtgAGATCCCTTTTAttcatttggaaatattttcgtGCTGACGTAGGCCTTTCAACGTCATTCAGTTTATGAAAACTCTAAATTCCAATGAAATTAACGTTTTGAGAACATATTATTTACCATTAGATGAACTTGGAGGAAACCAGCTGCAAGATTTTACTGATGTGTcatcaaattatattttcagtcacTAATTCCCATTActtgtaatttattttgtttctgggaaaatatattaaatttttgagtttttttttctttcagtctATTATGTTCAAGCTCTCAAAATCAAATAGCATAGTTTCTATTATGAAACAACACCACTTCGATTTCAAGATCTCAAAGTCTAAAAATATAgttccaattttgaaactatgcCACGCCGATTTAGAGTTTTCATAATCTAATAGCATAGTTCCAATCATGAAACCATACCACGTCTACTTTAAgctcttaaaggtggagtatcGAAATTTGAGCTTTTGCTTTCCAAAATGGTctaaaactaccaaatttcgtaatgagacgttatgaaaatttttcaaaaaaagttatggccgctcaaagttttggaaaaaatggccCTTTtgtagctaaaatctcaaattttaccTTACTCACCTTAAGTTAGTTACCTACCTAACTTACCTACCTTACCTACCTAGGTTTCTTACCTACCTAGCTTACCTACCCTACCTACCGAGCTTACCTACCTACCCTACCTACCAAGCTTACCTACCAAGTTTGCTTACCTACCTAGCTTACCTACCTAGCTTACCTACCTAGCTTACCTACCTAGCTTACCTACCTAGCTTGCTCACCTTAGTTAGCTGCCTAGCTTAACTACCTTACTTACCTACCTAGCTTGCTCACCTACCTACATCACCTACCTAGCTTACCTTTGCTTAGCTTGCTTACCTACCTAGGCGGTACCTGGCCAAGGTTTGGCTTACCTACCTCAGgttacctacctacctatatCACCTACCTAGCTTACCTACCTATCTCACTTACCTACCTTACCTACCTAGCTTACCTACCTAGCTTTCTTACCAACTTTGCTTACCTAGCTACCTTACCTACCTAGCTTACCTTCCAAGTTGCTTatctacctacctgcctacctagcTTACCTACCTAGCTTACCTACCTAGCTTTGTAACCTACCTACCTCATCTACCTAGCTTACCTACCTAGCTTTCTTACCTACCGAGCTTACCTACCTAGTTTGCTTACCTACCTACCTTACTCACACTAGTTACCTACCTAGCTCACCTACCTAGCTTCCTCACCTACCTACGTTACCTACCTAGCTTACCTACCTAGCTTCCTTGCCTACCTACCTTACCTACCTACCTTACCTACTTAGCTTACTCACCCTAGCTACCTACCTACCTTACCTACCTACCTTACTCACCCTAGTTACCTACCTAGCTTACCTACCAAGTTTGCTTACCTACCTACGTTACCTACCTAGCTTACCTACCTAAATTTGCATCCAATTAGTTTCATTTTCGcgaattttgagaaacaaaatttgcatACAGGGTGTCGAGGCACCCCCGTCGCGCCCAGCCCAACAAACTTACAAATAGGTCCCACTTTGGAGTTGTCTTCTTTCCTCTATTGATCTTTCGCACTTCTTGTTTTGGGTGTGTCCGGAGGGGTGACTTCTGCTAGGAGGATGCATGtctgaaaagaaaagttgaaatacttgaaaaacTGTGAAGActataacattttaaaacaccAGATTTACATCTCTGAACCGCTTATTTGTTCGCACTTACATAGGTATTCCAGTTGGAAGAGGCACACAAACTGCAAACCAATCCCCAGTTGTTTCCATCATCCTCTCATCCTTCGGCATACCTTCTTCGGCCGGCAGACCCTTCGTTTAAAAAGTCGTAAAATGAACATTATGACTAAAACTACAAGCTTTTATACCAGTTCTTATCAAGATGAAATCAAgttcaaatacaaatattgtttaattattttccgtGTAGCTTTATTTATTAAGCCTCTCCgttaaatttcatttgaattatgatttttaacgTGGTCCGTGGTGGTTATTggatttcatttttaacttttccagTGTCAATGGATCAATACATCATTTCTATTGGAAGCTAGcctttttggttgtttttagAGCAGGTTTGGGTATTGTGGTGctcgaaaaactcaatttttttcaaatccacTATATATCATCATTCTGATAATTTCGATTATTCCAATTATTTTGCTTCTACACATTACGAaccataatattttttggaacaatctCTAATGATgtttcgtcaaatttttttgacggaTCCTAGAGATTGcacaaaaaggttttttttgttaaactaaGGCtcataaaatcaatattttggaGAGACTAAAGAGAATCTGAAAGGAGCCATCTGGAATtgttcaacatttcaaaaaatattcccatTTATTCCCAAAATAAACAGTATCGGGAACAGACCAAtattaaattacaaaaaaaaccacccATCTAATAAGAAAATAAGAGAAATCGTAGCACTAGATATAATGCACTTTTTGTACAGATTTCAGGCAAACCGGGGTTATGGAGAAATCAATAGAAGCCCTACAATAATACATATGAATACAAAGTACAAGAGCTGTGAAATCTGGAAGTGAAAGAATTGTTTAAGTCGTTTTCTGTTGGAAACATTATTGCTTTTCAAACTAATTCCCATgcttcaaaactcaaaaaaatcaaagagttttgaaaaagtcaaataaataaatacaataaatACAGGCTACATAATATGGCATCCCTTCTTCTTCCCATTTTTCCCATCTGGATCATCCATTGTCAGTGCCAATTGTCGTTTCTTTTCCAGTGCAAGAAGCTGCTGAAATAGTTCTGTGAtgttttcgttgtttttcgCGGATGTCTCGATGAAGCCACATTCCATATTTGTTGCAACTTTCTGTCCAGAGTTTGAAGAGACTTctcgtttctgaaattttgcaaattttgtttttcagattttttctaattttttattgttatttatttttaaaatgtgataTTTTATCCGCCATGAGCTACCTGAGATGTCTCAGCTCTCAGTTTGATCtagattcagaaaattatttttcccaaaGCTTCACGAGCGAGTTTTAGGTACCGTTTCCGGTAACTTTTAAGACACCAAAACTTTCctcaaattccattttcaaattttaatatactCTTTTGAAGTAAACTGACAAAGACTATTAAATTATaggttttgaatatttcttgatGTGTGTTTTAAAGAATAAGTATGATGTtacattcaaaagttttctgcTAAACATTTATAAAACTCACTgattcttcatcttttttgtttccaacGAGCATTATTGGCGTTTCAGCAATTGCATTCCCCTTTACTTCCTTCATCATTTCAATAATCGGTACTAGCTCAGCAAATGACTGCTTACTGAAACAAGAAACGAGTTTATTATAATCTATTTAAAACGCATTAGAACTTACTTCGTAACGCTATAAATGAGAATAAATGCATTTCCCTTGCTGATCGACAGTCTTTGCATCGCAGGAAACTGATGACTTCCGGTTGTATCTGTGATTTGAAGAGTGCACACATTCTTCTGATTGCAACTGATCACTTGTCGATAGGTATCTTCGATAGTTGGAACATAATTCTCATTGAATGTTCCTTTTACAAATCGCTGCGTTATCGATGATTTTCCAACTCCACCCGCGCCGAATACGGCGACACGGTAGTCCGAGGTCGACGCCTCGGCTACTTTGCTTCCCTGGAAATTTGGTAGCGATGAGAGTATGAACTATTTGAATCGTTAcattgttttaaatgttttaaagttgTTGAAATAGAATTTCACATAACTTTGAGAGCTgatattttgcacattttttggagttaTGAAAAAATGTGAGCATTTGGCAACCTACTAGAGCATTTTTTAATACGAAGCTTGTTGCCCTTATATGCCGAATAATTATTCATAAAACCGTTTTCTACAATAAATAATCGAACTCAAAAACTAACCGAGCCAGCCGTCGTGGTTGCAGCTGTGGCCTCAATGCTGAAATCAGTATCCAGCAGATCACTGGGCTCCTTTGGGTCGATATCGTCTAGTCTGAAAAATACGACATTTcaaagagaaacaaaaagttgtgaagATGACAAGTGTGAAAAAGAGAtacaaacaccaaaaaaagtaaaagaaaaaagaacaatatagcaaaaaagacaaaaaaggaCTGAATAAGAACGAGAAGTGAGTCCAATTTCCTATGGACTCGAGGAGCCGCGCCCCGCCCACTTTCTTCTTCTGCTCACTTCTTTGCCACACCAACTTTTAATtatcttctcttttttctttttttttcctttcattGGAGCAGGGGCAAAAGTGAATGTAGGAAAAGTAGAAAGAACATGATGACGagtagaagaaaaaaaggaaagaaaagtATGGAAGGAAAGTGCTTCTCCTATTTTGAGTTTACTTTGCTAGAGGGAGTGGACAAAGTGATGGGcagaaaaaggtttttttcggGCGGGGCAAGAGAAAGAGACGGAGAAAGTTTGAGTTTTGAGTTACACGGACCCACGAGGTCCgatgagaaaatattcaaaagagGTGGTGGAACATTACGAACTTGTGACCGGTTTCTCAGATGCACGTAGCAACAATTTTCACAGATAAAGGAGCAAGGGCTGAACAAGAATTTGAGATTTTGTGAACTATTCAAATTAAGAATTTTACAATTAAGAGTACGGTACGGTACGGTAGAGTGCAACCAgtgggaaattgttttaaaagatTAAAACGGAAACTTTATTGGCGGAAATATATTGGTGGCTCAAgtgaaaatcaggaaaaagcggattttatcagttttcaaaaaatcaaataaaatttagaacaaattttctgaatttttccatcATGGTATTCGGTCATTATGACCATATAGGcgtattttaaataattttcccactgaCCGTACTCCCCCTCTAAGTTGTGAATTTAAAACTGTGAATATTAgtaaatttgccgaaagttaAGTTTCACGATCAAGCATTGCAAGCTTACCGCAAttatgtaaatttgaaaaatttttgaggaatttccCAAAACGAAATA of Caenorhabditis elegans chromosome II contains these proteins:
- the drn-1 gene encoding GTP-binding protein drn-1 (Confirmed by transcript evidence); amino-acid sequence: MLDTDFSIEATAATTTAGSGSKVAEASTSDYRVAVFGAGGVGKSSITQRFVKGTFNENYVPTIEDTYRQVISCNQKNVCTLQITDTTGSHQFPAMQRLSISKGNAFILIYSVTNKQSFAELVPIIEMMKEVKGNAIAETPIMLVGNKKDEESKREVSSNSGQKVATNMECGFIETSAKNNENITELFQQLLALEKKRQLALTMDDPDGKNGKKKGCHIM